A genomic region of Serratia fonticola contains the following coding sequences:
- the mukE gene encoding chromosome partition protein MukE, with product MSSTNIEQVMPVKLAKALSNTLFPALDSQLRAGRHIGIDELDNHAFLMDFQDELEEFYARYSVELIRAPEGFFYLRPRSTTLIPRSVLSELDMMVGKILCYLYLSPERLAHEGIFSHQELYDELLSLADESKLLKFVNQRSTGSDLDRQKLHEKVRSSLNRLRRLGMVYFMGNDSSKFRITEAVFRFGADVRSGDDPREAQLRMIRDGEAMPVENSLSLNDAEDSQAESATDGAEDEQE from the coding sequence ATGTCATCGACAAATATTGAACAAGTAATGCCAGTCAAGCTGGCCAAGGCATTGTCTAATACGCTGTTTCCGGCGTTGGACAGCCAACTGCGTGCAGGTCGTCACATCGGTATCGATGAGCTGGACAACCACGCCTTCTTAATGGATTTTCAGGATGAGCTGGAAGAGTTTTATGCTCGCTACAGCGTAGAGCTGATCCGTGCGCCGGAAGGGTTTTTCTACCTGCGTCCGCGCTCGACCACGCTGATCCCGCGTTCGGTGCTTTCCGAACTGGACATGATGGTTGGCAAGATCCTCTGTTATCTCTATCTCAGCCCTGAGCGACTGGCGCACGAAGGCATCTTCAGCCATCAGGAACTGTACGATGAGCTGTTGAGCCTGGCGGATGAGAGCAAGTTGCTGAAATTCGTCAACCAGCGTTCTACTGGTTCGGATCTTGATCGCCAGAAGCTGCACGAAAAAGTTCGCTCATCCCTCAATCGCCTGCGCCGCCTGGGCATGGTGTATTTCATGGGCAATGACAGCAGTAAATTCCGCATTACCGAGGCGGTATTCCGTTTCGGTGCAGATGTGCGTAGTGGTGATGATCCGCGTGAAGCGCAGTTGCGTATGATCCGTGATGGTGAAGCCATGCCGGTTGAAAACAGCCTGTCGCTCAATGATGCTGAAGATTCGCAGGCAGAGTCCGCCACAGACGGTGCAGAGGATGAACAGGAATGA
- the mukF gene encoding chromosome partition protein MukF encodes MSEFSQTVPELVAWARKNDFSISLPTERLAFLLAIATLNGERLDGEMSEGELVDAFRHVSKGFEQTHETVAMRANNAINDMVRQRLLNRFTSELADGNAIYRLTPLGIGITDYYIRQREFSTLRLSMQLSIVAEELKRAADAAEEGGDDFHWHRNVFAPLKYSVAEIFDSIDLTQRLMDEQQQSVKEDIAALLNQDWRAAISSCEMLLSETSGTLRELQDTLEAAGDKLQANLLRIQDATLGEMELGFVDKLVFDLQSKLDRIISWGQQAIDLWIGYDRHVHKFIRTAIDMDKNRVFAQRLRQSVQNYFENPWTLTHANADRLLDMRDEELALRSDEVTGELPPDLEYEEFSEIREQLAAMIEQALKVYQEQKMPLDLGAVMRDYLAQYPRARHFDVARIVVDQAVRLGVAEADFSGLPAQWQAINDYGAKVQAHVIDKY; translated from the coding sequence ATGAGTGAATTTTCCCAGACAGTACCCGAACTGGTTGCCTGGGCACGGAAAAATGATTTCTCTATTTCGCTCCCCACTGAGCGTCTTGCATTTCTGCTCGCTATCGCCACGTTAAATGGTGAGCGGTTGGACGGCGAGATGAGCGAAGGTGAGCTGGTTGATGCATTTCGCCATGTCAGTAAAGGGTTTGAACAGACGCATGAAACGGTCGCGATGCGCGCCAATAATGCGATAAACGATATGGTGCGTCAGCGCTTGCTGAACCGCTTTACCAGCGAGTTGGCAGACGGCAATGCCATCTACCGCCTGACCCCGTTGGGCATCGGTATTACTGATTATTATATCCGTCAGCGGGAATTCTCCACGTTGCGCCTTTCGATGCAGTTGTCGATTGTGGCAGAGGAGTTGAAGCGCGCCGCAGATGCTGCCGAAGAGGGCGGGGATGATTTTCACTGGCATCGCAATGTGTTTGCGCCGCTAAAATATTCGGTAGCGGAGATCTTTGACAGTATCGACCTGACGCAGCGCCTGATGGATGAACAGCAGCAAAGCGTTAAAGAGGACATTGCTGCGTTGCTCAACCAGGATTGGCGTGCGGCGATCTCCAGTTGTGAGATGTTGCTGTCGGAAACCTCTGGGACGTTACGTGAACTGCAGGATACGTTGGAAGCCGCAGGTGATAAACTCCAGGCCAACCTGCTGCGTATTCAGGATGCCACGCTGGGTGAAATGGAGTTGGGCTTTGTCGATAAGCTGGTTTTCGACCTGCAAAGCAAACTGGACCGTATCATCAGTTGGGGGCAACAGGCGATCGATCTGTGGATCGGCTATGACCGCCACGTTCACAAGTTTATCCGTACCGCGATCGATATGGATAAAAACCGTGTGTTCGCGCAGCGCCTGCGCCAATCGGTACAAAACTACTTCGAGAACCCTTGGACGCTGACCCATGCCAATGCCGACCGTCTGCTTGATATGCGCGACGAAGAACTGGCGTTACGCAGTGATGAGGTCACCGGGGAACTGCCGCCAGATCTGGAGTATGAAGAGTTCAGCGAAATCCGCGAACAGTTGGCTGCCATGATCGAACAGGCACTGAAGGTGTATCAGGAACAGAAAATGCCGCTCGATTTGGGAGCGGTCATGCGCGATTATCTGGCGCAATATCCGCGTGCGCGTCACTTTGACGTCGCTCGTATAGTGGTCGACCAGGCAGTGCGCCTTGGTGTGGCTGAAGCTGATTTTTCAGGGTTGCCAGCGCAATGGCAGGCAATCAATGATTACGGAGCCAAGGTACAGGCCCATGTCATCGACAAATATTGA
- a CDS encoding winged helix-turn-helix domain-containing protein — protein MPTPIISLSSARALHLAAQGLLSPLKRQARPDDVVAAIERMGLLQIDTISVVARSPYLVLFSRLGDYQPAWLEQALADRKLFEYWAHEACFIPIDDFGLLRHRMLQPQAMGWKYSQEWVQKHQLAIDELLQHIEARGPVRSADFSAEKKGANGWWDWKPEKRHLEVLFTSGRLMVAERRNFHRVYDLTERLLPEWNDDVHALPQEMAQQKMLSRSCRYLGIFKAEWLADYYRLKRVAPKKLLETLLQQGEILPVLVEGLEGEFYVHQSLAAELDLAEQGRLKSTVTCLLSPFDPVVWDRRRALELFNFDYRLECYTPKEKRQYGYFTLPLLQRGELIGRVDAKMHRKQGVFEVISFHLESGIKLGKQRCHDIRQAITRTAKWHGAQQVSLGDVPASLAAEWGQGWEVPSPQPSPTGRGS, from the coding sequence ATGCCAACCCCGATTATTTCACTCTCTTCTGCCCGCGCGCTTCATCTTGCTGCCCAAGGGTTGCTGTCTCCTCTTAAACGTCAAGCTCGCCCCGATGATGTGGTTGCAGCCATCGAACGGATGGGGTTACTGCAAATCGATACTATCAGCGTGGTCGCGCGCAGCCCTTATCTGGTGCTGTTCAGTCGCCTGGGTGACTATCAGCCTGCCTGGTTGGAACAGGCTCTGGCGGACCGTAAACTGTTTGAGTATTGGGCCCATGAGGCCTGCTTTATCCCAATTGATGATTTTGGCCTGCTGCGCCATCGCATGTTACAGCCACAGGCAATGGGGTGGAAATATTCGCAGGAATGGGTGCAAAAGCACCAGTTGGCCATTGACGAACTGTTACAGCATATCGAGGCCAGGGGGCCGGTACGCTCGGCTGACTTCAGCGCTGAAAAGAAGGGGGCTAATGGCTGGTGGGATTGGAAGCCGGAAAAACGCCATCTTGAAGTCCTGTTTACCTCCGGTAGATTGATGGTGGCGGAACGCCGCAACTTCCACCGGGTCTATGATCTCACCGAACGCTTACTGCCTGAATGGAACGATGACGTCCATGCTTTACCGCAGGAGATGGCTCAGCAAAAGATGCTAAGCCGGAGTTGCCGCTATCTGGGGATATTCAAAGCGGAATGGCTGGCAGATTATTACCGTTTGAAACGCGTGGCCCCCAAAAAGCTGCTGGAAACGTTGCTGCAGCAAGGGGAAATTTTACCCGTCCTTGTCGAAGGGTTGGAGGGAGAGTTTTACGTCCACCAGTCGCTGGCAGCCGAGTTGGATCTGGCAGAGCAGGGGAGGTTGAAGTCTACGGTGACCTGCCTGTTGTCCCCTTTTGATCCGGTGGTGTGGGATCGGCGGCGCGCGCTGGAACTGTTCAACTTTGACTATCGGCTGGAATGCTACACGCCAAAAGAAAAACGCCAGTACGGTTATTTTACCTTGCCGCTGTTGCAGCGGGGCGAACTGATTGGCCGGGTGGATGCGAAAATGCACCGTAAACAGGGCGTGTTTGAAGTAATCAGTTTCCATCTTGAATCTGGGATCAAGCTGGGCAAACAGCGTTGTCATGATATTCGTCAGGCAATCACCCGCACAGCGAAATGGCACGGGGCGCAGCAGGTCTCACTAGGAGATGTACCCGCATCACTGGCAGCAGAGTGGGGGCAAGGGTGGGAAGTCCCCTCACCCCAACCCTCTCCCACAGGGAGAGGGAGCTGA
- a CDS encoding VOC family protein, giving the protein MTDPHFVSPNEIRAKFSQAMSAMYQKEVPLYGDLLELVAETNRQVLREDAALAHCLQITGEIGRLAMERHGAIRVGTAQELHTLRRLFNVMGMSPVGYYDLAVAGVPVHSTAFRAQHESDLQASPFRIFTSLLRLELIENASLRELAQRLLDRRSIFTKRTLELIAQHENQGGLNGEQAQEFIVQALETFRWHRTATVSTHEYRQLHDQHRLIADVVAFRGPHINHLTPRTLDIDRVQAAMPGRGITPKAVIEGPPPRRCPILLRQTSFKALEEEVAFIEPDGHQVTGHHTARFGEIEQRGIALTPKGRALYDRLLQATQDALPAPPTEKNAPQYNQLLAENFQDFPDDYGALREQQLAWFRYFPTECGLAAKDTLDKHSTLEQLIALDYIRFQPLVYEDFLPVSAAGIFQSNLGDSHHVPFGAASSRMVFEQALGMKVIDELELYQQTQQRSLHACAQALGLSALKA; this is encoded by the coding sequence ATGACCGACCCGCACTTCGTCTCACCGAATGAAATTCGTGCCAAATTCTCACAGGCGATGTCGGCCATGTACCAGAAAGAGGTGCCGCTGTATGGTGATTTGCTCGAACTGGTCGCAGAAACCAACCGACAGGTGCTACGCGAAGATGCGGCCTTGGCCCATTGTCTGCAAATTACCGGCGAGATTGGCCGATTGGCAATGGAGCGCCATGGCGCTATCCGGGTAGGCACTGCGCAAGAACTTCACACTTTACGGCGGCTGTTTAACGTGATGGGAATGTCGCCGGTTGGTTATTACGACCTGGCCGTTGCCGGGGTGCCTGTACATTCAACTGCCTTCCGCGCACAGCATGAGTCCGATCTGCAAGCGAGCCCTTTCCGTATTTTTACCTCCTTGTTACGACTCGAATTAATTGAGAATGCGAGCTTGCGTGAATTGGCGCAACGGCTGCTGGATCGCCGCTCTATTTTTACCAAGCGCACGCTGGAACTGATTGCACAGCATGAAAATCAAGGCGGGCTGAACGGTGAACAGGCGCAAGAGTTTATCGTACAAGCCCTCGAAACATTCCGCTGGCACCGCACTGCCACCGTCAGTACCCATGAATATCGACAGCTTCATGATCAACATCGTTTGATCGCTGATGTCGTTGCGTTCAGAGGACCGCATATAAACCACCTGACTCCACGAACGCTGGATATTGATCGGGTACAGGCAGCCATGCCTGGACGAGGTATTACGCCAAAAGCGGTGATTGAAGGACCGCCGCCGCGCCGTTGCCCTATTCTGCTGCGACAGACAAGTTTTAAGGCGTTAGAGGAAGAAGTCGCCTTTATTGAGCCAGATGGCCATCAGGTTACTGGGCATCATACCGCACGCTTTGGCGAAATAGAGCAACGGGGCATAGCGCTTACGCCCAAAGGGCGCGCGCTTTACGATCGCCTGCTGCAAGCTACCCAAGACGCATTACCAGCGCCGCCCACAGAAAAGAATGCGCCGCAATACAACCAATTATTGGCAGAAAACTTCCAGGATTTTCCTGACGACTACGGCGCATTGCGTGAACAACAACTGGCCTGGTTCCGTTATTTCCCTACCGAATGCGGGCTAGCCGCTAAAGATACGCTGGATAAACACAGCACGCTTGAACAGCTTATTGCCCTGGATTACATCCGCTTCCAGCCACTGGTGTATGAGGATTTTCTGCCAGTCAGTGCCGCTGGCATTTTTCAGTCTAATCTGGGAGATAGCCATCATGTGCCGTTCGGAGCGGCTTCAAGCCGCATGGTGTTTGAACAAGCGCTGGGGATGAAGGTTATTGATGAGTTGGAACTGTACCAGCAGACACAACAGCGTTCTTTACACGCATGCGCCCAGGCATTGGGCCTGAGCGCCCTGAAAGCGTGA
- the lpxK gene encoding tetraacyldisaccharide 4'-kinase — protein sequence MIERIWSGGSLVYLLLLPLSWLYGLVSGLIRLSYRYGLRKSWRAPVPVVIVGNLTAGGNGKTPMVIWLVEQLQQRGYRVGVVSRGYGGKSAVYPLVLDAQTTTQQAGDEPVLIFQRTGAPVAISPKRVEAVQALLQQGELDVVITDDGLQHYALQRDFELVVIDGVRRFGNGWWLPAGPMRERAARLETVDACVANGGVAQPGEIAMKLQAQDAVNVASGERRSVAELPHVIAMAGIGHPPRFFATLEKLGVEAEREVAFADHQEYTQTQLAALTKPGQTLLMTEKDAVKCRSFAQPDWWYLPVDAVLPTEQAEQLLQGIEKLLK from the coding sequence ATGATAGAGCGTATTTGGTCCGGTGGTTCACTGGTATATCTGTTGCTGCTACCGCTCTCCTGGTTGTATGGCCTGGTGAGCGGTCTGATCCGCCTCAGTTACCGTTACGGCTTGCGTAAGAGCTGGCGCGCGCCGGTTCCCGTCGTGATTGTCGGGAACCTCACGGCAGGGGGGAACGGTAAAACGCCAATGGTGATTTGGTTGGTTGAGCAATTGCAGCAGCGTGGCTATCGTGTCGGTGTGGTGTCCAGAGGATACGGCGGTAAATCCGCGGTATATCCGCTGGTGTTGGATGCGCAAACCACGACGCAGCAAGCCGGTGATGAACCGGTGTTAATCTTCCAACGTACCGGTGCACCCGTAGCCATTTCGCCAAAACGTGTTGAAGCGGTCCAGGCTTTGCTGCAACAAGGCGAACTTGACGTGGTCATCACGGATGATGGCCTCCAGCATTATGCCTTGCAGCGTGATTTTGAGCTGGTCGTGATCGATGGCGTAAGGCGGTTTGGTAACGGCTGGTGGCTACCGGCGGGCCCGATGCGTGAGCGGGCTGCACGTCTTGAGACGGTGGACGCTTGCGTGGCGAACGGTGGCGTCGCTCAACCCGGCGAGATTGCGATGAAGCTCCAGGCGCAGGATGCTGTGAATGTGGCCAGTGGTGAACGTCGCTCAGTTGCCGAGTTGCCTCATGTTATCGCCATGGCCGGGATTGGTCACCCACCACGCTTTTTCGCTACGCTGGAGAAGTTGGGGGTGGAGGCCGAACGTGAAGTTGCTTTTGCCGACCATCAGGAGTACACCCAAACACAACTGGCAGCGCTGACCAAACCAGGGCAAACGCTGTTGATGACTGAAAAGGATGCGGTGAAATGCCGGTCTTTTGCTCAGCCTGACTGGTGGTATCTACCGGTTGATGCAGTACTGCCCACCGAGCAGGCCGAGCAACTTTTGCAAGGGATCGAAAAACTGCTCAAGTAA
- a CDS encoding cold shock domain-containing protein yields MSKKTGQIKWFNESKGFGFIEQQDGGKDVFVHFSAIMTDGFKTLAEGQRVEYTIQDSPRGPAAANVVAL; encoded by the coding sequence ATGTCTAAGAAGACAGGTCAAATTAAGTGGTTCAACGAAAGTAAAGGTTTTGGTTTCATTGAACAGCAAGATGGTGGTAAAGATGTTTTTGTACACTTTTCCGCAATCATGACCGACGGTTTCAAGACTCTGGCAGAAGGCCAGCGTGTTGAGTATACCATTCAGGACAGCCCGCGCGGGCCGGCTGCCGCCAACGTTGTTGCTCTGTAA
- the kdsB gene encoding 3-deoxy-manno-octulosonate cytidylyltransferase, with amino-acid sequence MSFIAIIPARYASTRLPGKPLADIHGKPMVVHVMERARESGASRVIVATDHPDVAKAVEAAGGEVCMTSPEHHSGTERLAEVIEKCGFNDDEIIVNVQGDEPLIPPVIVRQVAENLAASTAGMATLAVPIDTAEEAFNPNAVKVVMDAQGYALYFSRATIPWDRERFAQSKETIGNSLLRHIGIYAYRAGFVRRYVSWQPSQLEQIELLEQLRVLWYGEKIHVAVAQAIPSVGVDTPEDLQRVRDSIKP; translated from the coding sequence ATGAGTTTTATCGCTATCATTCCTGCGCGTTATGCGTCTACCCGCTTGCCGGGTAAACCTCTGGCGGATATCCATGGAAAGCCGATGGTGGTGCATGTGATGGAGCGTGCACGTGAATCGGGGGCTTCCCGTGTTATTGTCGCTACCGATCATCCTGATGTGGCTAAAGCGGTGGAGGCTGCCGGTGGTGAAGTCTGTATGACCAGCCCTGAGCATCACTCCGGTACTGAACGCTTGGCGGAAGTGATTGAGAAGTGCGGGTTTAATGATGATGAAATTATCGTCAATGTTCAGGGCGATGAACCCTTGATCCCGCCGGTTATCGTGCGCCAGGTGGCAGAGAATCTGGCCGCGAGCACTGCTGGTATGGCCACGCTGGCCGTGCCGATCGATACCGCGGAAGAAGCCTTCAATCCGAATGCGGTCAAGGTGGTCATGGACGCTCAGGGTTACGCGCTCTATTTCTCGCGTGCGACCATTCCGTGGGACCGTGAGCGTTTTGCCCAATCGAAAGAAACCATTGGCAATAGCCTGCTGCGCCATATTGGTATCTATGCATATCGCGCGGGCTTTGTCCGTCGCTACGTCAGCTGGCAACCCAGCCAGTTGGAACAAATCGAGCTGTTGGAACAGCTACGCGTGCTGTGGTACGGCGAAAAGATTCACGTGGCGGTGGCGCAGGCTATTCCTAGCGTCGGTGTCGATACGCCAGAAGACCTACAGCGGGTGCGAGACAGTATCAAGCCTTGA
- the elyC gene encoding envelope biogenesis factor ElyC, translated as MLFNLKKFIGNLMMPLPTLLLLMGLALLLLWFTRWQKSGKVILSLSWLLLLLLSLQPVADRLLRPLESDYVTYRGSDPVDYIVVLGGGYTFNPDWAPSSNLIGNSLPRVTEGVRLYLTHPGSKMVFTGARGANTLSNAATAARVAESLGVPSSDIVILDRPLDTEQEAAQVAGLVGGKPFILVTSANHLPRAMRFFEAQGLHPIPAPANQLAISSPLNIWDRVMPSSMFLGHSERAVYETLGSLWQRLKGDREAIPDAE; from the coding sequence ATGTTATTTAACCTGAAAAAGTTCATTGGCAACCTGATGATGCCCTTACCCACACTGCTATTGCTCATGGGGCTGGCATTATTGCTGCTGTGGTTCACCCGCTGGCAGAAAAGCGGCAAAGTTATTTTAAGCCTGAGTTGGCTGCTGTTACTGCTGCTCAGCCTGCAACCGGTCGCGGATCGCCTGCTGCGGCCGCTGGAATCAGATTATGTGACCTATCGCGGCAGCGACCCGGTTGATTATATCGTGGTATTGGGTGGCGGTTACACTTTTAACCCGGATTGGGCCCCCAGTTCCAACCTGATTGGTAACAGCCTGCCACGGGTTACGGAAGGTGTCAGACTCTATCTGACACATCCGGGCAGTAAAATGGTCTTTACCGGGGCGCGTGGGGCAAATACGTTAAGCAATGCGGCCACTGCCGCGCGCGTGGCGGAGAGCCTAGGCGTGCCGTCAAGCGACATAGTCATTCTGGACCGTCCGCTGGATACCGAACAAGAGGCCGCACAGGTCGCCGGGTTAGTGGGGGGAAAACCGTTTATTCTGGTGACATCCGCAAACCACCTGCCGCGGGCAATGCGCTTTTTTGAGGCCCAAGGGTTGCATCCTATCCCGGCTCCGGCCAATCAACTGGCAATCAGCTCACCGCTGAATATCTGGGATCGTGTGATGCCTTCTTCCATGTTTCTTGGGCACAGTGAACGCGCAGTGTATGAAACCCTGGGTAGCCTGTGGCAGCGATTAAAAGGGGATCGCGAAGCAATCCCTGACGCAGAATGA
- a CDS encoding cold-shock protein — MFKNTVLKMGRVKWFDQAQGYGFISPVDGSDEIYVSRRAIANTKNKSLNEGQNVEFSIYRSSHGLSAADVIAF; from the coding sequence ATGTTCAAGAATACAGTATTAAAAATGGGCCGTGTGAAATGGTTTGATCAGGCTCAAGGCTATGGTTTTATTTCACCGGTTGATGGCAGTGATGAAATTTATGTTAGCCGTCGCGCTATCGCCAATACCAAAAATAAATCATTAAACGAAGGTCAGAACGTTGAGTTCTCGATCTATCGCAGCTCTCACGGGCTATCTGCGGCAGACGTTATCGCGTTCTGA
- the cmoM gene encoding tRNA uridine 5-oxyacetic acid(34) methyltransferase CmoM — protein sequence MQDRNFDDIAEKFARNIYGTTKGKIRQAVVWQDLTTLLGQLPQRPLRILDAGGGEGHLACQLAELGHQVLLCDLSGEMIQRAALLAEQKGVSQNMQFIQSSAQEIGKHLEQPVDLILFHAVLEWIAEPQVALQALFDCLLPGGALSLMFFNANGLLMRNVVLGNFQLVDPEVRRRRKRSLSPQYPHNPPQVYGWLEQMGMQISGKTGVRVFHDYLQSRQLQTQKFEELLALEQHYCRQEPYVSLGRYIHVMAHKPNLKDEL from the coding sequence ATGCAGGATCGCAATTTTGACGATATTGCTGAGAAGTTTGCGCGTAATATTTACGGCACCACCAAGGGAAAAATCCGTCAGGCGGTGGTCTGGCAGGATCTGACCACGTTGCTGGGCCAGTTGCCGCAGCGGCCATTGCGTATTCTGGATGCCGGCGGGGGGGAAGGCCATCTGGCTTGCCAACTGGCAGAATTAGGCCATCAGGTCTTGTTGTGCGATCTTTCTGGTGAGATGATCCAGCGCGCCGCGTTGCTGGCAGAGCAGAAAGGTGTGAGCCAGAACATGCAATTCATACAAAGTTCGGCACAGGAGATAGGCAAGCACTTGGAACAACCGGTCGATCTGATATTGTTTCATGCCGTGCTGGAGTGGATTGCCGAACCGCAAGTGGCGTTGCAGGCGTTGTTCGATTGCCTGCTGCCTGGTGGGGCGCTTTCTCTGATGTTCTTCAATGCCAACGGTCTATTGATGCGCAATGTGGTGTTGGGTAATTTCCAACTGGTGGATCCCGAAGTCAGAAGGCGCCGTAAGCGCTCTCTGTCGCCGCAGTATCCGCATAACCCTCCGCAGGTATACGGCTGGCTGGAACAGATGGGCATGCAGATTTCAGGGAAAACCGGCGTGAGGGTTTTCCATGACTATCTGCAAAGCCGGCAGTTGCAGACACAAAAATTTGAAGAATTACTGGCGCTTGAACAGCACTATTGCCGGCAGGAGCCGTACGTGAGTTTGGGGCGCTATATTCACGTCATGGCGCATAAACCAAACCTGAAGGACGAACTATGA
- a CDS encoding YcbJ family phosphotransferase, with amino-acid sequence MEQLRAELSIVLGESVSRIERVSEQPYAHMYSLYDRQDHAIPLMAKSFICEGIAQQEAYKLSMLAREGDIRLPTVYGAVYSHQAPYKEILLIERLRGVSVEAPTRTPDRWDVLMEQIIEGVLAWHRIDSHGCVGTVDSSQENDWFSWYQQRIEVLWSTLSNLNSPLLTMADRRLLYRTREMLTHFFAGFDDPCVLVHGNLSLRSMLKDAKTDQLLAMLNPGMMLWAPREYELFRLCEAGMPEQLLFRYLQHAPVAESFLSRRWLYVVWEAVARMIHTGKLDRILFDQASKQLLPWLAD; translated from the coding sequence ATGGAGCAGCTGCGTGCCGAATTAAGTATTGTGCTGGGGGAGTCCGTCAGCCGTATAGAACGTGTCAGTGAACAACCCTATGCGCATATGTATTCGTTGTACGATCGGCAGGATCATGCGATTCCGTTGATGGCGAAAAGCTTCATCTGTGAAGGGATTGCCCAGCAGGAGGCTTACAAACTCTCCATGCTGGCGCGGGAAGGGGATATCCGCCTCCCCACCGTTTATGGCGCGGTCTATAGCCATCAGGCACCTTACAAAGAGATTTTGCTGATCGAACGCCTGCGTGGCGTTTCGGTTGAAGCACCAACGCGTACCCCGGATCGCTGGGATGTATTGATGGAGCAGATTATTGAAGGTGTGCTTGCCTGGCATCGCATCGACAGCCACGGCTGTGTCGGTACTGTCGATAGCTCCCAGGAAAATGACTGGTTCAGTTGGTACCAACAGCGAATCGAGGTGCTTTGGTCAACCTTGAGTAATCTGAACTCGCCGCTGTTAACCATGGCGGATCGCCGCCTGCTTTACCGCACACGTGAAATGCTGACTCACTTTTTTGCGGGTTTTGACGATCCTTGTGTGTTGGTTCACGGTAACCTCTCTTTGCGCAGTATGCTCAAAGACGCCAAGACCGATCAACTGCTGGCGATGCTCAATCCAGGAATGATGCTGTGGGCGCCAAGAGAGTATGAACTGTTCAGGCTCTGTGAGGCAGGGATGCCGGAACAACTGCTGTTTCGCTATCTGCAGCACGCACCGGTAGCCGAGTCTTTCCTGTCTCGGCGTTGGCTGTATGTGGTGTGGGAGGCCGTGGCCAGGATGATCCATACGGGCAAGCTGGACCGCATACTGTTCGATCAGGCGTCAAAACAGCTGCTGCCCTGGCTTGCCGACTAA
- a CDS encoding Trm112 family protein, with the protein MDHRLLEIVACPVCNGKLYFNKENQELVCKVDGLAYPLRDGIPVLLENEARPLSLEEKHA; encoded by the coding sequence ATGGATCACCGTTTACTTGAAATCGTTGCCTGCCCGGTATGCAACGGTAAGCTCTATTTTAATAAAGAAAATCAGGAATTGGTCTGTAAAGTGGACGGCCTGGCCTACCCATTGCGCGATGGCATCCCGGTATTGCTGGAAAACGAAGCGCGTCCACTGTCACTGGAAGAGAAACACGCATGA